The segment TAATGCAAACGGCCAACAAAGCTAACGTGAATGCCTTGGACGACAACTGTGGCACCGGCGCGATACTGCGTGGCGGTTGATCGGCCAGACATTGTGCTTCGGGCGAAGAATTTTCGGAGCGTGCAGTCGAATTCATAGAGGTTTACTTTAAGGGCAAGATATCTTCGGTTGGCAACACTTCGCTAAGTTTTGCGTTTGTCTCTGCATCGGCCGGGGATTTATCCGTTGGTACTGGAATTGGAACGAGCACGAGCCGGACCAAGGTCCCCTGTTCGGGAATCCGTTCAGTGAACGGCTCGTACAAAAGCGCCTCCGCGTTTGCGCTACTGGCGGCTCCAATATCCATCATTGCGGTACTAAAATTTGAAACGCAAATCATGTCGCCACCGTCTGCCATATAATACCGTTTGTTATCGGTCGGATCGGTCCAAAATCCGCTGCCGGCAAACACCCAGTCAGGCTCAAGCGATTTGCCGCTATCCGCATCCCGGACCCACTCTCTGGCGTCAACGGCATGGAATTTTTTCTCTTGATCTCGCCACGTTACCCAAACCCGAATTCTCTGCCCCGTCGGCGGCAAAAATGCTGGGTCAAATCGAACCGGCGTTCCCGATTTTGCACCGACCGCCAATAACGCGGCATGAACTTGGCTCGGCCGAGCAATGGTCGCAACCACCGATTCATGCTCCTTGGTGCCGTAGGGGCAAGCAAACA is part of the Novipirellula aureliae genome and harbors:
- a CDS encoding YdjY domain-containing protein, which produces MKKQISFNSLRFVRHFWIRCCFLAPSCLLIGDAGYVFGQGGVDLNTPELPSATETPAANTEGADAEGGDNEDPNSEWADAQDADAQDADAQDLDSQDPDALARPETPLEVLRKTFSAPPAAKSLGPDSRLWVDRVKKRVYVDGYVAINRGPLEMFACPYGTKEHESVVATIARPSQVHAALLAVGAKSGTPVRFDPAFLPPTGQRIRVWVTWRDQEKKFHAVDAREWVRDADSGKSLEPDWVFAGSGFWTDPTDNKRYYMADGGDMICVSNFSTAMMDIGAASSANAEALLYEPFTERIPEQGTLVRLVLVPIPVPTDKSPADAETNAKLSEVLPTEDILPLK